The following are encoded in a window of Kitasatospora fiedleri genomic DNA:
- a CDS encoding ferrochelatase: MSDTRIPSPTDPAPYDALLLLSFGGPEGPEDVVPFLENVTRGRGIPKERLAEVGKHYFLFGGVSPINEQNRDLLAALRKDFADHGLDLPVYWGNRNWAPYLVDALREIADDGHRRVLVLATSAYAGYSGCRQYRENLADALARLAAEGRPELTVDKLRHFYNHPGFVEPMVDATLAALAELPEAVRDGARLAFTTHSIPTAMAETSGAPDDPARGTPGGAYVAQHLEVARLVAAAVAGRTGVADRPWQLVYQSRSGAPHTPWLEPDVCDHLAAEHADGAAAVVMVPIGFVSDHMEVKYDLDTEAVAKAAELGLPIARTATVGADPRFAAAVRDLVLERAAVRRGEPVTRCALGALGPSHDVCATACCPNPRAPRPAAAEA; the protein is encoded by the coding sequence ATGTCCGACACGCGCATCCCGAGCCCCACCGACCCCGCGCCGTACGACGCGCTGCTGCTGCTCTCCTTCGGCGGGCCGGAGGGTCCCGAGGACGTGGTGCCCTTCCTGGAGAACGTCACCCGCGGGCGGGGCATCCCCAAGGAGCGGCTGGCCGAGGTCGGCAAGCACTACTTCCTGTTCGGCGGGGTCAGCCCGATCAACGAGCAGAACCGGGACCTGCTGGCCGCGCTGCGCAAGGACTTCGCCGACCACGGCCTGGACCTGCCGGTGTACTGGGGCAACCGGAACTGGGCCCCGTACCTGGTCGACGCCCTGCGGGAGATCGCCGACGACGGGCACCGCCGGGTGCTGGTGCTGGCCACCAGCGCCTACGCCGGGTACTCGGGCTGCCGGCAGTACCGGGAGAACCTGGCCGACGCGCTGGCGCGGCTGGCCGCCGAGGGCCGGCCGGAGCTGACCGTGGACAAGTTGCGGCACTTCTACAACCACCCCGGCTTCGTCGAGCCGATGGTCGACGCCACCCTGGCCGCGCTCGCCGAACTCCCGGAAGCGGTCCGGGACGGCGCCCGGCTGGCGTTCACCACGCACTCGATCCCGACCGCGATGGCCGAGACCTCCGGCGCCCCCGACGACCCGGCCCGCGGCACCCCCGGCGGCGCGTACGTCGCCCAGCACCTGGAGGTGGCCCGGCTGGTCGCCGCCGCGGTGGCCGGGCGCACCGGCGTCGCCGACCGGCCCTGGCAGCTGGTGTACCAGAGCCGCTCCGGCGCCCCGCACACCCCGTGGCTGGAGCCCGACGTCTGCGACCACCTGGCGGCGGAGCACGCGGACGGCGCCGCGGCCGTGGTGATGGTGCCGATCGGCTTCGTCTCCGACCACATGGAGGTCAAGTACGACCTGGACACCGAGGCGGTGGCGAAGGCCGCCGAGCTCGGCCTGCCGATCGCCCGGACCGCCACCGTCGGGGCCGACCCGCGGTTCGCCGCCGCCGTCCGGGACCTGGTGCTGGAGCGGGCCGCCGTCCGGCGCGGCGAGCCGGTCACCCGGTGCGCGCTGGGCGCGCTCGGCCCCAGCCACGACGTGTGCGCCACCGCCTGCTGCCCCAACCCGCGCGCCCCCCGGCCCGCCGCCGCCGAAGCCTGA
- a CDS encoding inositol monophosphatase family protein has product MIDDLLQELLATALEAATRAGELLRDGRPADLGVAATKSSPVDVVTEMDLASEKLVLELISARRPDDGYLGEEGADHPGTSGVRWVVDPLDGTVNYLYGLPSWAVSVAAELDGEAVVGVVFVPARNELFQAVRGGGAHLDGRRLAVRPAPAWGGALVATGFGYLRERRVHQAEVLHALMGEVRDVRRGGAAAVDLCDLAAGRFDGYYERGLAPWDRAAGLLIAAEAGALTGSRPGLPADGELTVAAPPGVFEPLQARLEELGAWHD; this is encoded by the coding sequence GTGATCGACGACCTGCTGCAGGAGTTGCTCGCCACCGCGCTGGAGGCGGCCACCCGGGCCGGCGAGCTGCTGCGCGACGGGCGGCCCGCCGACCTCGGGGTGGCCGCCACCAAGAGCAGTCCGGTGGACGTGGTGACCGAGATGGACCTGGCCTCCGAGAAGCTGGTGCTGGAGCTGATCTCCGCCCGCCGCCCGGACGACGGCTACCTCGGCGAGGAGGGCGCCGACCACCCCGGCACCAGCGGGGTGCGCTGGGTGGTCGACCCGCTCGACGGCACTGTCAACTACCTGTACGGGCTGCCCTCCTGGGCGGTCAGCGTGGCCGCCGAGCTGGACGGCGAGGCGGTGGTGGGCGTGGTCTTCGTCCCGGCCCGGAACGAGCTGTTCCAGGCGGTGCGCGGCGGCGGCGCCCACCTGGACGGCCGCCGGCTGGCCGTCCGCCCGGCCCCGGCGTGGGGCGGGGCGCTGGTGGCGACCGGCTTCGGCTACCTGCGCGAGCGGCGGGTGCACCAGGCCGAGGTGCTGCACGCGCTGATGGGCGAGGTGCGCGACGTCCGCCGGGGCGGCGCCGCCGCCGTCGACCTGTGCGACCTGGCGGCCGGCCGGTTCGACGGCTACTACGAGCGCGGCCTGGCCCCCTGGGACCGGGCGGCCGGCCTGCTGATCGCCGCGGAGGCGGGCGCGCTCACCGGCTCCCGCCCCGGCCTGCCCGCGGACGGCGAGCTGACCGTCGCCGCCCCGCCCGGCGTGTTCGAACCGCTGCAGGCCCGGCTGGAGGAACTCGGCGCCTGGCACGACTGA
- a CDS encoding response regulator transcription factor: MRVLVVEDEQLLAEAVATGLRREAMAVDVVYDGEAALQRIAVNDYDVVVLDRDLPLVHGDDVCRRVVEQGLATRVIMLTASGDISDRVEGLEIGADDYLPKPFAFSELVARVRALGRRATVPLPPVLERSGISLDPGRREVIRDGKPVQLAPKEFAVLEVLMRAGGAVVSAEQLLEKAWDEHTDPFTNVVRVTVMTLRRKLGDPPVIVTVPGSGYRV, encoded by the coding sequence GTGCGGGTACTCGTCGTCGAGGACGAGCAGCTGCTCGCCGAGGCCGTCGCCACCGGCCTGCGCCGGGAGGCCATGGCGGTCGACGTCGTCTACGACGGGGAGGCCGCCCTGCAGCGGATCGCCGTGAACGACTACGACGTGGTGGTGCTCGACCGGGACCTCCCGCTGGTGCACGGCGACGACGTGTGCCGCCGGGTGGTCGAACAGGGCCTGGCCACCCGGGTGATCATGCTCACCGCCTCCGGCGACATCAGCGACCGGGTCGAGGGACTGGAGATCGGCGCCGACGACTACCTCCCCAAGCCGTTCGCCTTCAGCGAACTCGTCGCCCGGGTAAGGGCGCTGGGCCGCCGGGCCACCGTCCCGCTGCCCCCCGTGCTGGAGCGCTCCGGGATCAGCCTCGACCCCGGCCGCCGCGAGGTGATCCGGGACGGCAAGCCGGTCCAGCTCGCGCCCAAGGAGTTCGCCGTGCTGGAGGTCCTGATGCGGGCCGGCGGCGCCGTGGTCTCCGCCGAGCAGCTGCTGGAGAAGGCCTGGGACGAGCACACCGACCCGTTCACCAACGTGGTCCGGGTCACCGTGATGACCCTGCGCCGCAAGCTCGGGGACCCGCCGGTGATCGTCACCGTGCCCGGCTCCGGCTACCGGGTGTGA
- a CDS encoding sensor histidine kinase, whose protein sequence is MTTPPLPGGAPGTPAPGPHQVPPRPSHPPRRPDRDRADDTYHPGDGLFAWLSLRPTIRIRLTLLYGGMFLMAGVVLLLLMYYFVRSAFDQAQLPHLTLGNNIAVTLNGQEIRDQATLDRAMAALQEVNSSQALSTLLRRALTALVFLAAIAFAVGYAMAGRVLHPLGRITRTAREVAGSDLHRRIDLDGPDDELKELADTFDEMLERLDRAFDSQRRFVANASHELRTPLAINRTLLEVQLADPEASPDLQQLGKTLLATNERSEQLVEGLLLLARSENELTERRPVDLAEVAQRAMEQTRAEAANREVELRAELAPAPAHGNGVLLERIALNLLQNGTRYNTPGGWVEITTSAVRGGGGELVVSNTGPVVPGYELEHIFEPFRRLRGTDRTRSDKGVGLGLSIVRSVVRAHGGAIEVTARPGGGLRVQVRIP, encoded by the coding sequence ATGACCACCCCGCCACTCCCCGGCGGGGCCCCCGGCACGCCCGCCCCGGGTCCGCACCAGGTGCCCCCGCGACCGTCGCACCCCCCGCGCCGCCCCGACCGCGACCGCGCCGACGACACCTACCACCCCGGCGACGGCCTGTTCGCCTGGCTGTCGCTGCGCCCCACCATCCGCATCCGGCTCACCCTGCTGTACGGCGGGATGTTCCTGATGGCGGGGGTGGTCCTGCTGCTGCTGATGTACTACTTCGTCCGCTCGGCCTTCGACCAGGCCCAGCTGCCGCACCTGACACTCGGCAACAACATCGCGGTCACCCTCAACGGCCAGGAGATCCGGGACCAGGCCACCCTGGACCGGGCGATGGCCGCCCTCCAGGAGGTCAACAGCAGCCAGGCGCTCTCCACCCTGCTGCGCCGGGCGCTGACCGCCCTGGTCTTCCTGGCCGCGATCGCCTTCGCGGTCGGCTACGCGATGGCCGGCCGGGTGCTCCACCCGCTCGGCCGGATCACCCGCACCGCCCGCGAGGTGGCCGGCAGCGACCTGCACCGCCGGATCGACCTGGACGGCCCGGACGACGAGCTCAAGGAGCTCGCCGACACCTTCGACGAGATGCTGGAGCGCCTCGACCGGGCCTTCGACTCGCAGCGCCGCTTCGTCGCCAACGCCTCGCACGAGCTGCGCACCCCGCTGGCGATCAACCGCACCCTGCTGGAGGTCCAGCTGGCCGACCCGGAGGCCTCGCCCGACCTCCAGCAGCTCGGCAAGACCCTGCTGGCCACCAACGAGCGCAGCGAGCAGCTGGTCGAGGGCCTGCTGCTGCTGGCCCGCAGCGAGAACGAGCTCACCGAGCGGCGCCCGGTCGACCTGGCCGAGGTCGCCCAGCGGGCCATGGAGCAGACCCGGGCCGAGGCGGCCAACCGCGAGGTGGAGCTGCGCGCCGAGCTGGCGCCCGCCCCCGCGCACGGCAACGGCGTGCTGCTGGAGCGGATCGCGCTCAACCTGCTGCAGAACGGCACCCGGTACAACACGCCCGGCGGCTGGGTGGAGATCACCACCTCGGCCGTCCGCGGCGGGGGCGGCGAGCTGGTGGTCAGCAACACCGGCCCGGTGGTGCCCGGCTACGAGCTGGAGCACATCTTCGAGCCGTTCCGCCGCCTCCGGGGCACCGACCGCACCCGCAGCGACAAGGGCGTCGGACTCGGCCTGTCCATCGTCCGCTCCGTGGTGCGCGCCCACGGAGGGGCCATCGAGGTCACTGCCCGCCCCGGAGGCGGCCTGCGGGTCCAGGTCCGCATCCCGTAG
- a CDS encoding acyl-ACP desaturase, whose amino-acid sequence MTIAPVQRTATNAWTDARLILALEEVVETELNRHLKVAKEWMPHEYVPWSRGRDFDGVLGGEAWSLDQSRVTPLARVSLVVNLLTEDNLPSYHHEIASMFGREGAWGTWVHRWTAEEGRHGIAIRDYLLATRAVDPVELERARMAHMSEGFESDNAHSMLQSVAYVAFQELATRIAHRNTGHHSGDPLCDQLLAKIANDENLHMVFYRNLLKAALEIAPDQTMRAIADVVINFRMPGHGMPGFERSAAQIAIGNVYNLRIHHDDVLQPVLRHLKVMETTGLGPVGQHAQGELGAFLAGLDDQATRFDERQAAMLARRAAAAAARA is encoded by the coding sequence GTGACCATCGCCCCCGTGCAGCGCACCGCCACGAACGCTTGGACCGACGCCAGGCTGATCCTCGCGCTCGAGGAGGTCGTGGAGACCGAGCTCAACCGCCACCTCAAGGTGGCCAAGGAGTGGATGCCGCACGAGTACGTGCCGTGGAGCCGGGGGCGGGACTTCGACGGCGTGCTCGGCGGCGAGGCGTGGTCGCTCGACCAGTCCCGGGTCACCCCGCTGGCCCGGGTCTCCCTGGTGGTCAACCTGCTCACCGAGGACAACCTGCCGAGCTACCACCACGAGATCGCCAGCATGTTCGGCCGCGAGGGCGCCTGGGGCACCTGGGTGCACCGCTGGACCGCCGAGGAGGGCCGGCACGGGATAGCGATCCGCGACTACCTGCTGGCCACCCGCGCCGTCGACCCGGTCGAGCTGGAGCGGGCCCGGATGGCGCACATGTCCGAGGGCTTCGAGTCGGACAACGCGCACAGCATGCTGCAGTCCGTCGCCTACGTCGCCTTCCAGGAGCTGGCCACCCGGATCGCCCACCGCAACACCGGCCACCACTCCGGCGACCCGCTCTGCGACCAGCTGCTGGCCAAGATCGCCAACGACGAGAACCTGCACATGGTCTTCTACCGGAACCTGCTCAAGGCCGCCCTGGAGATCGCCCCCGACCAGACCATGCGGGCCATCGCCGACGTGGTGATCAACTTCCGGATGCCCGGCCACGGCATGCCCGGCTTCGAGCGCTCCGCCGCCCAGATCGCCATCGGCAACGTCTACAACCTGCGCATCCACCACGACGACGTGCTGCAGCCCGTGCTGCGCCACCTGAAGGTCATGGAGACCACCGGCCTCGGCCCGGTCGGCCAGCACGCCCAGGGCGAGCTGGGGGCCTTCCTGGCGGGCCTGGACGACCAGGCCACCCGCTTCGACGAGCGCCAGGCCGCGATGCTCGCCCGCCGCGCCGCCGCGGCCGCCGCCCGGGCCTGA
- a CDS encoding DUF4193 domain-containing protein produces MATDYDTPRKTDDDLNEDSIEELKARRNEKASSSVDVDEYDANEGLELPGADLSNEELSVRVLPRQADEFTCMSCFLVHHRSQLYSEKNGQPICRDCGA; encoded by the coding sequence ATGGCAACGGACTACGACACCCCACGCAAGACCGATGACGACCTCAACGAGGACAGCATCGAGGAACTCAAGGCCCGCCGGAACGAGAAGGCGTCCAGCTCGGTCGACGTCGACGAGTACGACGCCAACGAGGGGCTGGAGCTTCCGGGCGCCGACCTCTCGAACGAGGAGCTCTCGGTCCGAGTGCTGCCCCGACAGGCCGACGAGTTCACCTGCATGAGCTGCTTCCTGGTGCACCACCGGAGCCAGCTCTACAGCGAGAAGAACGGCCAGCCGATCTGCCGGGACTGCGGAGCCTGA
- a CDS encoding DUF3093 domain-containing protein — protein sequence MYEERLTVPRSWWLLSVALGLSLALILLRFSGVGALVGLVVGVVAGAAALSGYGSARIRVVQGSLVAGQARIPVGALGAAEVLNPKEAVAWRSVKADPRAFMLLRSYVPTALKVEVTDPADPTPYLYLSTRSPQKLADALAAASDGRGASDGRGAAREH from the coding sequence ATGTACGAGGAACGTCTCACCGTCCCGCGGTCCTGGTGGCTGCTGTCCGTGGCGCTCGGGCTGTCGCTCGCGCTGATCCTGCTCCGTTTCAGCGGGGTGGGCGCGCTGGTCGGGCTGGTGGTGGGGGTGGTCGCGGGGGCGGCGGCGCTGAGCGGCTACGGGTCGGCGCGAATCCGGGTGGTGCAGGGGTCGCTGGTGGCCGGGCAGGCCCGGATCCCGGTGGGTGCGCTGGGCGCGGCCGAGGTGCTGAACCCGAAGGAGGCGGTGGCCTGGCGGTCGGTGAAGGCCGATCCGCGGGCGTTCATGCTGCTGCGCAGCTACGTGCCGACGGCGCTGAAGGTCGAGGTGACCGATCCGGCGGACCCGACCCCGTACCTGTACCTGTCGACCCGGTCGCCGCAGAAGCTGGCGGACGCGCTGGCCGCCGCGTCGGACGGGCGGGGCGCGTCGGACGGGCGGGGCGCCGCGCGGGAGCACTGA
- a CDS encoding PaaI family thioesterase, with translation MNGPTTPTTPPADAVLPDRSPLAPAPGTLIGSHYDECFGCGPHHPQGLQLTAVAGEHLDVTAQFTVKPAHQGGPGLAHGGVLVSAMDETLGTLNWLLGAPAVTGRLETDFVRPVPVDSVLHIHARVTGVHGRKVYSAAEGRIGAPDGPVAIRAQALFVQVKLEHFTTHGRPEDVQKILDDPDQIKRARAFEVNP, from the coding sequence GTGAACGGACCCACCACCCCCACCACCCCGCCCGCGGACGCCGTCCTCCCCGACCGCTCCCCGCTGGCCCCCGCACCCGGCACCCTCATCGGCTCCCACTACGACGAGTGCTTCGGCTGCGGCCCGCACCACCCCCAGGGCCTCCAACTCACCGCCGTCGCCGGCGAACACCTCGACGTCACGGCGCAGTTCACCGTCAAGCCGGCCCACCAGGGCGGCCCCGGCCTGGCCCACGGCGGCGTCCTGGTCAGCGCCATGGACGAGACCCTCGGCACGCTCAACTGGCTGCTCGGCGCCCCCGCCGTCACCGGCCGCCTGGAGACCGACTTCGTCCGCCCCGTCCCGGTCGACTCGGTGCTGCACATCCACGCCCGGGTGACCGGCGTGCACGGCCGCAAGGTCTACAGCGCCGCCGAGGGCCGCATCGGCGCCCCCGACGGACCGGTCGCCATCCGGGCACAGGCCCTCTTCGTCCAGGTGAAGCTGGAACACTTCACCACGCACGGTCGTCCAGAGGACGTGCAGAAGATCCTGGACGACCCGGACCAGATCAAGCGCGCCCGAGCCTTCGAGGTGAACCCGTGA
- the dut gene encoding dUTP diphosphatase — MTDPVRPPVDILIRRLDPEIPLPAYEHPGDAGADLRTTVDAELAPGERALLPTGLSIALPDGYAAFVHPRSGLAARCGVALVNAPGTVDAGYRGEIKVIVVNLDPREPVSFKRGDRIAQLVIQQVEKARFHEVGELPGSVRAEGGFGSTGGHAAV; from the coding sequence GTGACCGACCCCGTCCGCCCGCCCGTCGACATCCTGATCCGCCGGCTCGACCCGGAGATCCCGCTCCCCGCCTACGAGCACCCGGGCGACGCCGGAGCCGACCTGCGCACCACCGTCGACGCCGAACTCGCCCCCGGCGAACGGGCGCTGCTCCCCACCGGCCTCTCCATCGCGCTACCGGACGGTTACGCGGCGTTCGTGCACCCGCGGTCCGGCCTCGCGGCCCGCTGCGGAGTTGCACTGGTGAACGCCCCGGGGACGGTCGATGCCGGGTACCGTGGTGAGATCAAGGTGATCGTCGTCAACCTGGACCCACGGGAGCCCGTCAGCTTCAAGCGGGGCGACCGGATCGCCCAGCTGGTCATCCAGCAGGTCGAGAAGGCCCGCTTCCACGAGGTGGGTGAACTCCCGGGTTCGGTCCGGGCCGAAGGCGGGTTCGGCTCGACCGGCGGCCACGCCGCGGTCTAG
- a CDS encoding DUF3710 domain-containing protein, which yields MFRRRKSEDAVEQLAEDAISADETADDVEGSVESENDTEPDPVDRVGLPPAPRPDGPWDVSELEKPEEGRVDLGGLLIPGVEGMELRVEVAGDAIVAATLVLGNSAVQLQAFAAPKSEGIWGEVREEIANGITGQGGVVEEEEGPLGWHLRAQVPVQLPDGTQGVQLVRFVGCDGPRWFLRGVISGQAAVQPEMAGLLEEVFRQTVVVRGEAPMAPRDPIVLKLPEDAQMVADGAAAAPTEPDSPYAGGSIDPFSRGPEITEVH from the coding sequence GTGTTCCGTCGTCGCAAGAGCGAGGACGCTGTCGAGCAGCTCGCCGAGGACGCCATCAGCGCCGACGAGACGGCCGATGACGTCGAGGGTTCCGTCGAGAGCGAGAACGACACCGAACCGGACCCGGTCGACCGGGTCGGTCTCCCGCCGGCCCCGCGCCCGGACGGGCCGTGGGACGTCTCCGAGCTGGAGAAGCCCGAAGAGGGCCGCGTCGACCTCGGGGGCCTGCTGATCCCCGGCGTCGAGGGCATGGAACTGCGGGTCGAGGTCGCCGGTGACGCGATCGTCGCCGCCACCCTCGTGCTGGGCAACAGCGCCGTCCAGCTCCAGGCGTTCGCCGCCCCCAAGTCGGAGGGCATCTGGGGCGAGGTCCGCGAGGAGATCGCCAACGGCATCACCGGCCAGGGCGGCGTCGTCGAGGAGGAGGAGGGCCCGCTCGGCTGGCACCTCCGCGCCCAGGTCCCCGTCCAACTCCCGGACGGCACCCAGGGCGTCCAGCTGGTCCGCTTCGTCGGCTGCGACGGCCCCCGCTGGTTCCTCCGCGGCGTGATCTCCGGCCAGGCGGCCGTCCAGCCCGAGATGGCCGGCCTGCTCGAAGAGGTCTTCCGCCAGACCGTCGTAGTCCGCGGCGAGGCCCCCATGGCCCCCCGCGACCCGATCGTCCTCAAGCTCCCCGAGGACGCCCAGATGGTCGCGGACGGCGCCGCCGCCGCCCCCACCGAGCCCGACTCGCCCTACGCGGGCGGCTCGATCGACCCCTTCTCGCGCGGCCCCGAGATCACCGAGGTCCACTGA